The following is a genomic window from Prevotella nigrescens.
TGGCGACGCCGACCCCATTGTACACACTTTCGACCTATTCCACCAGCATTACCCGCAAGCAATCTACTTTCACGGCGAGCACCGCCTCATCGAAAAAGCCATATTTCACTACATTATGCCTGTCATTAGATGGATTGACGACAAGCAGGAAGGGCGCGAACGTAAAACCGTATTCATCGATTGGGAAACGCTGAGCGACAGTTACGGCAAGCCAAAATCGTCGTTGCACAAGGCATACGAGTTTCTACTCGACCACTACAATGTTTATTTCACTGTGCCAGCACCCACCAACAACCCAGCGGCTTTAACGGAAATGCAGGCATGGATAAGCGATGTTTTCAGTGCTCCTGCGTGGAACCGCACGCTCTTTGTCAATCAACCGCAATTCCTTCTTGGCGATTACCTCATCAGCACGTATAGCAACGAGGATTTTATGGGAACGGTATTGCCATTTGGCAGCAACGAGTTTAAAACGTGGGAAGAGGTCATTACCTACTTTGAACGATTGGGCGGACAATGACAGAAGGCACTACAACGGCTCAAGAACTATTCGAACGAGTGTTGGAAGTTATCGAATTTCCCGATAACCGCCCCGACTTGCAAAACCATTTAATGCACGAAACGCTTGTGCTGGCTTGCCACGAAGGACTGAAAGGAACACGGCACGGATTTGGAAACTTGTCTTCACAAGTGGATTCGCTTTGCAAACAGCACCATATAAAGCCGCAAGACACCGTCGCAATCCACTTGATGCGCCGCCACAGCAACTCCGTTGCCCCCATTCTGCACAACGATTTGCTCTACGATTGCAGGGCTTTGGCACTTTTTATCTCTGCCGTTTTCAACACGCCGATACCTTCTTTCCTTGTCGGAAAAATCCCGACGGAAGGCCGCCGTACGGCAAATATACAGATTGCGAACTACAAATACATTCGCTGCACGGTGCAATCGTGGGACGACAAATACATAAAAGTAAATGTACTGAACCAAGAATGTGGTGAAGAAGAGGTGCTGATAGACTATATCAACACCCCTGAGCACATTGATTTGAGCTACATTCGCAAGATTTTGTGCGAGGGAATGCAACTCAATCTCTTAGATTGCAATGTTACACGCAAGCGCATTGTGCCACGCATTATTGTTGTAGAGCCCGACTTCCTTGTCGATATTTCGTCGATAGCAAACTGCTTTGAGGACTACGGACACCACCCTTTATCGTTCCTTACAAACCGTTTGCAAGCCAAAACTACCTCCGCTGCAATACTATTGGGTAACTTCGCTGGTACGGCACTCGACGACATCATTAACAATCCAGACCATAACCTCAACGAAACGCTAAAGTCCAACTTCCAAAACAAGGCTTTAGACTTTGCTACATGCACCGATTTCCACCCTGAAAAGTTCAAAAACGATGGCAGAGAGCAGGCTAAGAACATTCAAGACATAGTAAATGAGCTTTTCAAAACCTACGATAGAGACAAG
Proteins encoded in this region:
- a CDS encoding YqiA/YcfP family alpha/beta fold hydrolase; its protein translation is MENQYRKTFPDLMVNKKLVYVHGFMSSGATHTAKILQEYMPQCTVIAPDLPIHPEEAMELLRKIQADDRPDIIIGTSMGGMYTEMLYGTDRICVNPAFQMGSTISESNMLGKQVYQNPRKDGVQEVIVTKALQKEYKEMTERCFSAVTPEEQERVYGLFGDADPIVHTFDLFHQHYPQAIYFHGEHRLIEKAIFHYIMPVIRWIDDKQEGRERKTVFIDWETLSDSYGKPKSSLHKAYEFLLDHYNVYFTVPAPTNNPAALTEMQAWISDVFSAPAWNRTLFVNQPQFLLGDYLISTYSNEDFMGTVLPFGSNEFKTWEEVITYFERLGGQ